From the genome of Hymenobacter sp. PAMC 26628, one region includes:
- a CDS encoding TylF/MycF/NovP-related O-methyltransferase, with amino-acid sequence MTIHDFDSNQAIHYENGFYLTSDVTRLAKAMGHFELYKMITGLPGAVVECGVFKATSLVRWATFRELLESPYSRRILGFDIFGAFPRHADETDNAFAARHDDVAGQGLSVAQVQAVLAHKGLRNVELVPGDVVSTIPAYAAAHPELRIALLHIDVDVYKPSQVALDTLYDLVVPSGLLIFDDYGTVAGETRAVDELVARHNLRLQKLSYTHTPSFVVKPGPRP; translated from the coding sequence ATGACCATCCATGATTTTGATTCTAACCAGGCCATTCATTACGAAAACGGCTTCTACCTTACCAGCGACGTAACCCGGCTGGCTAAGGCCATGGGCCACTTCGAGTTGTACAAAATGATAACCGGCCTGCCGGGCGCAGTGGTCGAATGCGGCGTTTTCAAGGCTACCTCGCTCGTGCGGTGGGCTACTTTTCGCGAACTGCTGGAAAGCCCGTATTCGCGGCGCATCCTCGGGTTTGATATTTTTGGGGCGTTTCCGCGGCACGCAGACGAAACCGACAACGCCTTTGCCGCCCGCCACGACGACGTGGCCGGCCAGGGCCTGAGCGTGGCACAAGTGCAAGCGGTGCTGGCCCATAAAGGCCTGCGCAACGTGGAGCTGGTGCCTGGCGACGTGGTGAGCACCATTCCGGCTTACGCCGCGGCTCACCCGGAGCTGCGCATTGCCTTGTTGCACATCGACGTGGACGTGTACAAGCCCAGCCAAGTGGCCTTGGATACGCTTTACGACCTGGTGGTTCCCAGCGGCTTGCTTATTTTTGATGACTACGGCACCGTAGCCGGCGAAACCCGTGCCGTGGACGAACTAGTGGCCCGCCACAACCTACGGCTGCAAAAACTGTCTTATACCCACACGCCCAGTTTCGTGGTGAAACCCGGGCCCCGGCCGTAG
- a CDS encoding pseudaminic acid biosynthesis-associated methylase, with translation MTSTPNPNTKQEHFWTSDFGRHYTDRNSRHLEDWNQFYLDNWGQTKLAMNERFLGHLDRDARILEVGCNTGMQLMGLQENGFQHLYGVEIQPYAVEKAKEYTRHVNIVQGSGLDLPFKDGFFDVVGTNGVLIHISPDDLPKVMAEMMRTSSRYIWGFEYYTPDITTIKYRDNVGYAWKGDYARLFQEQFPGQLRLVQQEFFPYVNPAEKGNTDCMYLLEKIGA, from the coding sequence ATGACCTCCACCCCGAACCCCAATACCAAGCAAGAGCATTTCTGGACCAGCGACTTCGGCCGCCACTACACCGACCGCAACTCGCGGCACCTGGAGGACTGGAACCAATTTTACCTCGACAACTGGGGGCAAACTAAACTGGCTATGAACGAGCGGTTTCTGGGCCATCTCGACCGCGACGCCCGCATCTTGGAAGTTGGCTGCAACACCGGTATGCAGCTGATGGGCCTGCAAGAAAACGGATTCCAACACCTGTACGGTGTTGAAATTCAGCCCTACGCCGTCGAGAAAGCCAAGGAGTACACCCGGCACGTGAACATTGTGCAGGGCAGCGGTCTGGACTTACCTTTCAAGGACGGCTTTTTTGATGTGGTGGGCACCAACGGCGTGCTGATCCACATCTCGCCCGACGACCTGCCGAAAGTAATGGCCGAAATGATGCGCACCTCCAGCCGCTACATCTGGGGCTTTGAGTATTACACCCCCGACATCACTACCATTAAGTACCGCGACAACGTGGGCTACGCCTGGAAAGGTGACTACGCCCGCTTGTTTCAGGAGCAGTTTCCAGGGCAGTTGCGCTTGGTGCAGCAGGAGTTTTTCCCGTACGTGAACCCGGCCGAAAAGGGCAACACGGATTGCATGTACCTGCTGGAAAAAATAGGAGCTTAA
- a CDS encoding cytidylyltransferase domain-containing protein, with the protein MGRALRIGIVSQARMTSTRLPGKVLLRAGGDSLLGCHLRRLRQTGLPVLLATTTNATDDVLAAFGKSHDVPVTRGDEHDVLGRFQLCAQENDLEAVVRVTSDCPFIAPELIVEGVARYRAAADPRLYLSNVLRRTYPRGFDFEIFSRELLDEAAQRATLPAEREHVTPYINQNRAGTVHLTHLTRAADASRYRLTVDTPEDFALVRVLLADHAAGQLSGEALIELLSTHPELVALNATVEQKKI; encoded by the coding sequence ATGGGCCGGGCCTTGCGCATCGGCATTGTTTCGCAGGCCCGGATGACCAGTACCCGCCTGCCCGGCAAGGTGCTGCTCCGGGCCGGCGGCGACTCGCTGCTGGGCTGCCATCTGCGCCGCCTGCGCCAAACCGGGCTGCCGGTGCTGCTGGCCACCACCACCAACGCCACCGACGACGTACTGGCGGCCTTCGGCAAATCCCACGACGTGCCCGTCACGCGGGGCGACGAACACGATGTGCTCGGCCGCTTCCAGCTCTGCGCCCAGGAAAACGACCTAGAGGCCGTGGTGAGGGTTACCAGCGATTGCCCCTTCATCGCTCCAGAACTGATTGTGGAAGGGGTGGCCCGCTACCGGGCCGCCGCCGACCCCCGGCTCTATTTGTCGAACGTGCTGCGGCGCACGTACCCGCGCGGCTTTGATTTCGAGATTTTTTCACGGGAGCTACTGGACGAAGCCGCGCAACGGGCCACGCTGCCCGCCGAGCGGGAGCACGTGACGCCCTATATCAACCAGAACCGCGCCGGTACCGTGCACCTGACCCATCTTACCCGGGCCGCCGATGCCAGCCGGTACCGCCTTACCGTGGATACGCCCGAAGATTTTGCTTTGGTTCGGGTGCTACTGGCCGACCACGCCGCGGGCCAGCTCAGCGGCGAGGCACTAATCGAGCTACTGTCTACCCATCCAGAACTGGTCGCACTGAATGCAACGGTGGAACAAAAGAAAATCTGA
- a CDS encoding bifunctional UDP-2,4-diacetamido-2,4,6-trideoxy-beta-L-altropyranose hydrolase/GNAT family N-acetyltransferase has protein sequence MTVLLPAVPVTPAGAPGRLGPRLVLRADGSPAIGLGHVVRLLALADILRSQFVETVYAVRGPIGLLQELLAGLELRVEELPEQPLTAEAEWLRQHFLRPDDVVVLDGYGFDFAYQQAVRSKARRLVCLDDLHAFPFAADAVLNPAGGVFSSSYVLRQPGARLLAGPAFTPLRAGFWQSEALAPQATSLATAADEAPGSPMVLLCLGGTDPHRRTQQVAADLLALPPAAMGQLHVVVGSAYQGWNALCAWAALQGRLVLHRALPAAGLAALMRRCGAAVLSPSTVSYEYCAVGGGLLFTLPTADNQHDLDHFLRGAGLALPYPSAANVLASPDMIRISNQLRAAQHQYFDGNAPVRLRQAFAALQLPLPGFRLRPVQTADLALLLAWANDAAVRRQSFSEGAISPATHTDWLQTRLADPNALLLLAEDGATAAPLGLIRFQLDGAVATLSYQLAAEWRGRGLSAPLLVAGTEAAQAHFAGLRRVQGHVRATNPASVRAFERAGFAAEAPAADAPAGSLTFVWIA, from the coding sequence ATGACCGTGCTGCTCCCCGCCGTGCCCGTAACACCAGCCGGCGCCCCCGGCCGGCTGGGCCCCCGGCTGGTGTTACGCGCCGACGGTAGTCCGGCCATTGGGCTGGGCCACGTGGTGCGGCTGTTGGCGCTGGCTGATATTTTGCGCAGCCAATTTGTTGAAACGGTTTACGCCGTTCGGGGGCCCATCGGTTTACTGCAAGAATTGCTAGCTGGGTTGGAATTGCGGGTAGAGGAATTGCCCGAGCAACCGCTTACGGCCGAGGCCGAATGGTTGCGACAGCACTTCCTGCGGCCCGACGATGTGGTGGTACTCGATGGTTACGGCTTTGACTTTGCTTACCAGCAGGCCGTGCGATCTAAAGCGCGGCGCTTGGTTTGCTTGGACGATTTGCACGCTTTTCCCTTCGCGGCGGATGCGGTGCTGAACCCCGCCGGCGGGGTTTTCAGCAGCAGCTACGTACTGCGCCAGCCGGGGGCCCGGCTGTTGGCGGGGCCAGCATTTACCCCGCTGCGGGCCGGTTTCTGGCAATCGGAGGCGCTTGCGCCGCAAGCAACTTCTCTCGCAACGGCAGCAGATGAAGCGCCTGGTTCGCCGATGGTATTGCTCTGCCTGGGCGGCACCGACCCGCACCGTCGCACCCAACAGGTGGCGGCCGACTTGCTGGCCTTGCCGCCGGCAGCGATGGGGCAGTTGCACGTGGTCGTTGGTTCGGCCTACCAGGGCTGGAACGCCCTGTGCGCCTGGGCGGCGCTCCAGGGCCGCCTGGTGCTGCACCGGGCCCTGCCGGCCGCCGGCCTAGCAGCGTTGATGCGCCGTTGCGGGGCCGCCGTGCTTTCCCCCAGCACCGTCAGCTACGAGTACTGCGCCGTTGGCGGCGGCCTGTTATTTACTTTGCCAACAGCTGATAATCAACACGACCTCGACCACTTTCTGCGCGGCGCGGGTTTAGCGTTGCCCTACCCCAGCGCAGCCAATGTACTGGCTAGCCCAGACATGATTCGCATCAGCAATCAACTCCGGGCAGCCCAGCACCAGTACTTCGACGGGAACGCCCCGGTGCGGTTGCGGCAGGCGTTCGCCGCGCTGCAACTGCCGCTGCCTGGTTTTCGTCTGCGCCCCGTTCAGACCGCCGATTTAGCGTTGTTGTTGGCCTGGGCCAACGATGCTGCCGTTCGTCGGCAGTCGTTCAGCGAGGGGGCCATTTCACCGGCCACCCACACCGACTGGTTACAAACTCGCTTAGCCGACCCCAATGCGCTGCTGCTGCTAGCTGAGGACGGCGCCACGGCGGCACCGTTAGGCCTCATTCGGTTTCAGTTGGACGGGGCCGTGGCCACCTTAAGCTACCAGTTGGCGGCCGAATGGCGCGGGCGTGGGCTATCGGCCCCGCTGCTGGTTGCCGGCACCGAAGCGGCGCAGGCGCACTTTGCCGGGCTGCGCCGGGTGCAGGGCCACGTGCGGGCCACCAACCCAGCTTCGGTGCGGGCTTTTGAGCGCGCCGGGTTTGCGGCGGAGGCCCCAGCGGCCGACGCCCCGGCCGGCTCCCTTACTTTTGTTTGGATTGCTTGA
- the pseI gene encoding pseudaminic acid synthase, translating into MQIGSYHLGPNQPPFIIAELSGNHNQDLGRGLAIVDAVAAAGAHAIKLQTYTADTMTLPGAHRIDDPKSLWFGRELHELYQQAHTPWEWHQPLFARAQQHGMLAFSSPFDESAVDFLETLEVPAYKIASFENTDWPLLRRVAATGKPVIMSTGASTLAEVAEAVAVLREAGCRDLVLLKCTSTYPASPENTNLRTLPHFQQLFPECLVGLSDHTAGVGAAVAAVALGACVVEKHVTLRRSDGGVDAAFSLEPEEVASLVTETRRAWQALGQIQYGIQRAEEPSRLYKRSLYVARDVAAGEVFTKENLRVVRPGNGLPPRYYEQVLGKPARQALAAGTPLTWELL; encoded by the coding sequence ATGCAAATCGGTTCGTACCACCTCGGCCCCAACCAGCCGCCGTTCATCATCGCCGAGCTTTCCGGCAACCACAACCAGGACCTCGGCCGCGGCCTTGCCATCGTCGACGCCGTGGCCGCCGCCGGGGCCCACGCCATTAAGCTCCAAACTTACACGGCCGACACCATGACGCTGCCCGGGGCCCACCGCATCGACGACCCCAAGTCGCTGTGGTTCGGGCGGGAATTGCACGAGCTGTACCAGCAGGCCCACACGCCCTGGGAGTGGCACCAGCCGCTGTTTGCACGGGCCCAGCAGCACGGAATGCTGGCATTCAGCTCCCCGTTTGACGAATCAGCGGTGGATTTTTTGGAAACGCTGGAAGTACCGGCCTACAAAATTGCTTCCTTTGAAAACACTGACTGGCCCCTCCTGCGCCGGGTGGCTGCCACCGGCAAGCCCGTGATTATGAGCACCGGTGCCAGCACCCTGGCCGAAGTGGCCGAAGCCGTGGCCGTGCTCCGCGAAGCCGGCTGCCGGGACTTGGTGCTGCTTAAGTGCACCAGCACGTACCCGGCATCGCCCGAAAACACCAACCTGCGCACCCTCCCCCATTTTCAGCAGCTGTTCCCGGAGTGCTTGGTGGGCCTCTCCGACCACACGGCGGGCGTGGGCGCGGCCGTGGCCGCCGTGGCCCTGGGGGCCTGCGTAGTGGAAAAGCACGTGACGCTGCGCCGCTCCGACGGCGGGGTGGACGCCGCGTTTTCGCTGGAGCCCGAGGAAGTAGCGAGCCTGGTGACCGAAACCCGCCGCGCCTGGCAGGCCCTGGGCCAGATTCAGTACGGCATTCAGCGGGCCGAAGAGCCCAGCCGCCTCTACAAACGCTCGTTGTACGTGGCCCGCGACGTGGCCGCGGGCGAGGTTTTCACCAAGGAAAACCTGCGCGTGGTACGCCCCGGCAACGGCCTGCCCCCGCGCTACTACGAGCAGGTGCTGGGCAAACCGGCCCGGCAGGCCCTGGCCGCCGGCACGCCCCTGACCTGGGAGCTGCTGTGA
- a CDS encoding LamG-like jellyroll fold domain-containing protein, with translation MKTRLLSIFVFLLTVWAATPVSAQSITGPGNSLFFRGGSNYINAGTSSRGITNRVTAEAWVKTTSASYMWVTGKYLNSNSEEKGFFLYVIGGQAGFDGRVGAGQYMTSGYSTAVVNDGRWHHLAGVYGDNTWKIYVDGILENSKSYPASNPNLVNSTALTLGNYLYNNDQYFNGELDEVRVWRTSRTETDIRDNMCRKFPLAPADLVAYYRFDQTNGNTALDQGSAPASSSLINFSGSDTWRVSGAPIGDNSAYAYQVGGSTAPQAKLVTATGDSAVATATASATRGVQLYVVNSAPIISPGAGAAAAYTGVFTTGAGATYTVRVRPHDGPNCKHLAERTSNELNWQAAVTTTTATSLVRTNATYRGEYISLPGGLAPRIVISGDSLICANGQTLLNATTAGAATYQWNTGATTPTLDVTQPGTYTVTTFFTGGCSSSARRTVQVLPVPAVAITGDSLLCPGRSTTLTAAGAGATGVLWNTGATTPTLLVSAPGLYSAVLTYGAGCTTPAARRTVRSELASPSFTLGADTTICEGEAALLRGPVGQGLRYQWSDGSSNRDLQVREAGSYTLRVSTNCDNRSATRVVAVQSCLIIPNIITANADARNDLFKISGLVGLGWQLDVYTRWGKAVLHTNNYANDWGADAAPGLYYVLLQRPTTGYRYKGWVEVVR, from the coding sequence ATGAAAACACGTTTACTATCGATTTTTGTTTTTCTACTTACGGTTTGGGCGGCCACACCCGTAAGCGCCCAATCCATCACGGGCCCGGGCAATAGCCTTTTCTTTCGGGGCGGCTCCAACTACATCAACGCCGGCACCAGCAGCCGGGGCATTACTAACCGGGTAACGGCCGAGGCCTGGGTGAAAACCACCAGTGCCAGCTACATGTGGGTAACGGGCAAGTACCTGAACTCCAACTCAGAAGAAAAGGGGTTCTTTCTTTACGTAATCGGGGGCCAGGCCGGCTTTGACGGCCGCGTGGGGGCCGGACAGTACATGACCTCGGGGTATTCCACCGCCGTCGTGAACGACGGACGCTGGCACCACTTGGCGGGCGTGTACGGCGACAACACCTGGAAAATCTACGTGGATGGGATTCTGGAGAATTCAAAATCCTATCCGGCCAGCAACCCCAATTTAGTAAATTCCACGGCCCTTACCCTGGGGAATTACCTCTACAACAACGACCAATACTTTAATGGCGAACTCGACGAAGTGCGTGTGTGGCGCACGTCCCGGACCGAAACCGATATCCGGGACAACATGTGCCGCAAGTTTCCACTGGCCCCGGCCGACCTCGTTGCTTACTACCGCTTCGACCAGACCAACGGCAATACTGCCCTCGACCAAGGCAGTGCGCCAGCCAGCAGCTCCTTGATAAATTTTTCGGGCAGCGATACCTGGCGGGTCTCGGGCGCGCCCATTGGCGACAACAGCGCCTACGCTTACCAAGTCGGCGGCAGCACCGCGCCACAGGCAAAACTAGTGACGGCGACCGGCGACTCGGCAGTTGCGACGGCTACCGCTTCGGCTACCCGCGGGGTGCAGCTCTACGTCGTAAATAGCGCGCCCATAATTTCGCCCGGCGCGGGGGCCGCTGCCGCCTACACTGGCGTGTTCACGACCGGGGCTGGGGCTACCTACACCGTGCGCGTCCGGCCACACGACGGGCCCAACTGCAAGCATTTGGCGGAGCGCACAAGCAATGAATTGAACTGGCAAGCCGCTGTTACCACCACTACGGCTACCTCGCTCGTGCGCACCAATGCTACCTATCGGGGCGAATACATTAGCCTACCGGGCGGCCTTGCGCCCCGCATCGTTATCAGCGGCGACTCGCTGATTTGTGCCAATGGCCAGACACTGCTGAACGCCACCACTGCCGGCGCGGCAACTTACCAGTGGAACACGGGGGCCACCACGCCCACGCTGGACGTAACGCAACCCGGTACCTACACCGTTACGACCTTCTTCACCGGCGGGTGCAGCAGCAGCGCCCGCCGCACCGTGCAAGTATTGCCGGTTCCGGCGGTGGCCATCACCGGGGATTCGTTGCTATGCCCGGGCCGCAGCACGACGCTAACCGCGGCCGGGGCGGGGGCCACCGGCGTGCTGTGGAACACGGGCGCAACCACCCCCACGCTGCTCGTCAGCGCGCCCGGCCTTTATTCCGCCGTGCTCACGTACGGCGCGGGCTGCACCACCCCGGCGGCCCGCCGAACTGTGCGTTCCGAACTAGCCAGCCCATCTTTCACGTTGGGGGCCGATACCACCATTTGCGAAGGCGAGGCGGCGCTGCTGCGCGGTCCGGTGGGCCAGGGCCTACGCTACCAATGGTCCGACGGCAGTTCGAACCGGGACTTACAAGTCCGGGAGGCCGGAAGCTACACCCTCCGCGTATCCACGAACTGCGACAACCGCAGCGCGACCCGCGTAGTGGCAGTGCAATCATGCTTAATAATCCCTAACATCATTACCGCCAACGCCGATGCACGCAACGACTTGTTCAAAATCAGTGGTTTGGTTGGGCTAGGTTGGCAACTCGATGTTTACACCCGCTGGGGCAAGGCCGTGCTGCACACAAACAACTACGCTAACGATTGGGGTGCCGACGCCGCACCGGGCTTATACTACGTCTTGTTGCAACGTCCCACCACCGGTTACCGCTACAAAGGCTGGGTGGAAGTAGTGCGCTAA
- a CDS encoding DUF7033 domain-containing protein, whose amino-acid sequence MHTAPPPALPPTAPVTAEVRLAYVLAHFRRVYERVPAGAIGYAGGPAAVAVANRAEGFFDRAHPCPPAPSWREWRGQRVPFFFYDGARPLLELAPGRARIAADVVSAAFYLLSGWQEYFSNKRDRHGRFPYAASVQARYGFVALPVVNYYFDVLRVAVEHATGRPLRPRTWGPGAPFAAFVSHDLDNLRSAWKTPAKAALRAGRLMDFGQMLWQHWTQPDVWDNLEAVAAATAQYGARSTFFVLPAHRPGADGTPNADYRLTARLWQRLAKLAKQGHAVALHASIGTADNFIHFDTERQEVLDAEAGGNRFHYLRWEPRLTTSIVDQADIAFDSTLGFAEHFGFRNSYCHPFYPFDFRNSTAHEFLEIPLNVMDATLHHPNYLQLGPDEVLPALVPMLAEVEKFGGVASVLWHNQNFDPANTTNGPRQFHEIMGWLRGRGAAFLTGTEIWAQFPAA is encoded by the coding sequence TTGCATACCGCCCCGCCCCCCGCCCTGCCGCCGACGGCCCCGGTCACGGCCGAGGTGCGGCTGGCATACGTGCTGGCCCACTTCCGGCGGGTTTATGAACGGGTGCCCGCAGGGGCCATTGGCTACGCCGGGGGCCCGGCAGCGGTGGCGGTGGCCAACAGGGCGGAAGGCTTTTTCGACCGGGCCCACCCCTGCCCGCCCGCGCCCAGCTGGCGCGAATGGCGGGGCCAGCGCGTGCCGTTTTTCTTTTACGACGGGGCACGGCCGCTGCTGGAGCTGGCCCCGGGCCGGGCCCGCATCGCGGCCGACGTGGTTTCAGCTGCATTTTACCTACTCAGCGGCTGGCAAGAATATTTCTCCAACAAACGCGACCGGCACGGGCGGTTTCCCTACGCGGCCAGCGTGCAGGCGCGGTACGGCTTCGTGGCGCTGCCGGTGGTGAATTATTATTTTGACGTGCTGCGCGTGGCCGTGGAGCACGCCACCGGCCGGCCGCTGCGCCCGCGTACCTGGGGCCCCGGGGCCCCATTCGCTGCCTTCGTCAGCCACGACCTCGACAACCTGCGCAGCGCCTGGAAAACCCCGGCCAAAGCGGCGCTCCGGGCCGGCCGGCTGATGGATTTTGGGCAGATGCTGTGGCAGCACTGGACGCAGCCCGACGTCTGGGATAACCTCGAAGCCGTGGCCGCCGCCACGGCGCAGTACGGGGCCCGGTCCACGTTTTTCGTGCTGCCCGCGCACCGGCCCGGGGCCGATGGCACGCCCAACGCGGATTATCGGCTCACGGCCCGGCTGTGGCAACGGCTGGCCAAACTAGCGAAGCAAGGCCACGCGGTAGCCCTACACGCCAGCATCGGAACGGCCGATAATTTTATTCATTTTGATACTGAGCGGCAGGAGGTACTCGATGCAGAAGCAGGTGGCAACCGCTTCCACTACCTGCGCTGGGAGCCGCGCCTGACCACCAGTATAGTAGACCAGGCAGACATTGCTTTCGACTCGACACTCGGCTTTGCCGAGCATTTCGGGTTTCGAAATTCCTACTGCCACCCCTTCTATCCGTTCGATTTCAGGAACAGTACCGCGCACGAGTTTCTCGAAATTCCGCTGAACGTAATGGACGCGACGCTGCATCACCCCAATTATTTGCAGTTGGGGCCCGACGAAGTTTTGCCGGCCTTGGTGCCCATGCTCGCCGAGGTGGAAAAGTTTGGCGGGGTGGCGTCGGTGCTGTGGCACAACCAGAACTTCGACCCGGCCAACACCACCAACGGGCCCCGGCAATTCCACGAAATCATGGGCTGGCTGCGCGGGCGCGGCGCGGCATTCCTCACGGGCACCGAAATTTGGGCCCAGTTTCCGGCGGCGTAG